Proteins encoded by one window of Kribbella italica:
- a CDS encoding DUF2277 domain-containing protein: MCRNITVLRGLEPSATSEEIYAAALQYVRKVTGVGSLSATTREPIERAAAEVARITEALLEEMPARRVPPQTVPPLRRPEVRARLGLD; encoded by the coding sequence ATGTGCCGAAACATCACTGTCCTGAGAGGCCTGGAGCCGTCCGCGACCTCCGAGGAGATCTACGCGGCGGCCCTCCAGTACGTCCGTAAGGTGACCGGCGTCGGTTCGCTCAGCGCCACCACCCGCGAACCGATCGAGCGCGCCGCCGCCGAGGTCGCCCGCATCACCGAGGCGCTGCTCGAGGAGATGCCGGCCCGCCGGGTGCCGCCGCAGACGGTCCCACCGCTGCGCCGCCCGGAGGTCCGCGCCCGCCTCGGGCTGGACTAG
- a CDS encoding GNAT family N-acetyltransferase has protein sequence MGLPDGLVARAPRLTDAAAIFELLAASNTRLTGSPDATLAGVAAGLTAPGFQRETDGWLIVDDADRAVNFGAVVLGRHADLMICGPDSPGADWLLDSAITRVTRGTRLEIAVLRQNEPLRALITSRGFVRGTSYFQMRVDHTAPIAGPEPPAGVALTSPYDEETRRAAYGVLADGFADQAADAMPPYDEWPGSGVTLATLDGRPVAAIVTENTYAETDHCGYVARLAVLPEARGRGLGRFFLQHTFATDAAAGLTGTMLDVDSNNPTPALGLYESVGLRTTRVSDDWSLVVE, from the coding sequence ATGGGACTCCCCGACGGGCTCGTCGCGCGCGCCCCGCGGCTGACCGACGCGGCCGCGATCTTCGAGCTGCTCGCGGCCTCCAACACCCGTCTGACCGGCTCGCCCGACGCCACGCTCGCCGGTGTCGCGGCGGGACTGACCGCGCCGGGGTTCCAGCGCGAGACCGACGGCTGGCTGATCGTCGACGACGCCGACCGTGCGGTGAACTTCGGCGCGGTCGTCCTCGGCCGGCACGCCGACCTGATGATCTGCGGCCCCGACTCCCCCGGCGCGGACTGGCTGCTCGACAGCGCGATCACGCGGGTCACCCGCGGCACCAGGCTGGAGATCGCCGTCCTCCGCCAGAACGAGCCGCTGCGCGCGCTGATCACCTCCCGCGGGTTCGTCCGCGGCACCAGCTACTTCCAGATGCGCGTCGACCACACCGCGCCGATCGCCGGACCAGAGCCGCCGGCCGGGGTCGCGCTCACCAGCCCGTACGACGAGGAGACGCGCCGCGCGGCGTACGGCGTACTGGCCGACGGTTTCGCCGATCAGGCGGCGGACGCGATGCCGCCGTACGACGAATGGCCCGGGTCAGGAGTCACGCTGGCCACCCTCGACGGGCGCCCGGTCGCGGCGATCGTCACCGAGAACACCTACGCCGAAACCGACCACTGCGGCTACGTAGCCCGCCTGGCCGTCCTCCCCGAAGCCCGCGGCCGCGGACTGGGTCGCTTCTTCCTCCAGCACACCTTCGCCACCGACGCCGCAGCCGGCTTGACCGGCACGATGCTCGACGTCGACAGCAACAACCCGACCCCGGCCCTCGGCCTCTACGAGTCGGTCGGCCTCCGTACCACCCGCGTCTCCGACGACTGGAGCCTCGTCGTCGAGTGA